In Fusobacterium perfoetens, one genomic interval encodes:
- a CDS encoding GNAT family N-acetyltransferase has protein sequence MSEVLIREMRDEDWEEVQAIYKQGIDSGTATFMKNVPDFEYWDKAKSKIGRLVAEYEGKIVGWVTLSATSAREDYAGVNEVSIYVHEDYKSLGIGKKLLQKVIEVSEANNIWTLQSVILANNLSSRKLHESCGFRLVGYREKIAKDKHDRWQDSILMERRSEVVH, from the coding sequence GTGAGTGAAGTTTTAATAAGAGAAATGAGAGATGAAGATTGGGAAGAAGTACAGGCTATATATAAACAGGGGATAGACAGTGGAACAGCAACTTTTATGAAAAATGTTCCAGACTTTGAATATTGGGACAAGGCTAAATCAAAAATAGGAAGACTTGTTGCAGAATATGAAGGGAAGATTGTAGGATGGGTAACTTTAAGTGCTACATCAGCAAGAGAAGATTATGCAGGTGTAAATGAAGTTAGCATCTATGTCCACGAAGATTATAAATCTCTTGGTATAGGAAAAAAACTTCTTCAAAAGGTTATAGAAGTTTCTGAAGCAAATAACATTTGGACTCTTCAGTCTGTTATTTTAGCAAATAATCTTTCAAGCAGAAAACTCCATGAAAGCTGTGGATTCAGACTTGTAGGATACAGGGAAAAAATAGCAAAAGATAAACATGACAGATGGCAAGATTCAATTCTTATGGAAAGAAGAAGTGAAGTTGTCCATTAA
- a CDS encoding toxin-antitoxin system YwqK family antitoxin, which yields MVKKLFFFLAVLFIAGCSNTQNQLKDMENAVFSLDKTNSGRVCALYPDKQNIKTFGTLINGKLQGRYTEYYKNGSPLLITYYKDGKQNGTARKFYENGNIQIKGFMKDDLAEGKFTFFYEEGGRSSIKNFKNGIYNGYYMEFYPNGAVKVKGNYDNGFKNGLFSFYNNEGKKIQEGQYLNGIRYGVWKNFDASGKVVSSVNYKDKGYITPEDRI from the coding sequence ATGGTAAAAAAATTATTTTTCTTTCTTGCTGTACTTTTTATAGCAGGATGCTCAAATACTCAAAATCAATTAAAAGATATGGAAAATGCTGTTTTTTCTCTTGATAAAACAAATTCAGGAAGAGTATGTGCACTTTATCCTGATAAACAAAATATTAAAACTTTCGGTACTCTTATAAATGGAAAACTTCAAGGGAGATACACTGAATATTATAAAAATGGCTCTCCTCTTTTAATAACATATTATAAAGATGGAAAGCAAAACGGAACTGCTAGAAAATTTTATGAGAATGGAAATATTCAAATAAAAGGTTTTATGAAAGATGATCTTGCTGAAGGAAAATTTACATTTTTCTATGAAGAGGGAGGACGCAGTTCTATAAAAAACTTTAAAAATGGTATCTATAATGGTTATTATATGGAATTTTATCCTAATGGTGCTGTTAAAGTAAAAGGAAATTACGATAATGGTTTTAAAAATGGTCTGTTTTCTTTCTACAATAATGAAGGAAAAAAAATTCAGGAAGGACAGTATCTTAACGGTATAAGATATGGTGTTTGGAAAAACTTTGATGCTTCAGGAAAAGTTGTTTCCTCTGTTAATTATAAAGATAAAGGATATATAACTCCTGAAGATAGAATCTAG
- a CDS encoding acetyl-CoA carboxylase carboxyltransferase subunit alpha → MKYEKELLDIENKIKELEKFAEEKEVDLSKEIEKQKKIYAAKSKEAYSKLNDWDKVSIARHPERPYALDYINEITTDFVELHGDRLFGDDSAVVGGLCRIDDKKFMVIGIQKGRTVEEKIERNFGMSNPEGYRKALRLMKMAEKFHIPVLTLIDTSGAYPGMEAEERGQGEAIARNLMEMSGLKTPIIAVVIGEGGSGGALALGVADRVYMMEHAVYSVISPEGCAAILFKDGSLAEKAAKNLKISAQNLKKLGVIDDIIPEPFGGAHKDPKCAEINLKKVVLLSISELEKIKIDTLLEKRYNKFRRIGFFMGE, encoded by the coding sequence GTGAAATACGAAAAAGAACTTTTGGATATAGAAAATAAAATTAAAGAACTTGAAAAATTTGCAGAGGAAAAAGAAGTTGATTTATCAAAAGAGATAGAAAAACAGAAAAAAATATATGCTGCAAAATCAAAAGAAGCTTATTCAAAGCTTAATGACTGGGATAAAGTTTCAATAGCAAGACATCCTGAAAGACCTTATGCTCTTGACTATATAAATGAAATAACAACAGATTTTGTTGAACTTCATGGAGACAGACTTTTTGGAGATGACAGTGCTGTTGTAGGAGGTCTTTGCAGAATAGATGATAAAAAATTTATGGTAATAGGAATTCAAAAAGGAAGAACTGTTGAAGAAAAAATAGAGAGAAATTTTGGTATGTCTAATCCTGAAGGATATAGAAAAGCTTTAAGACTTATGAAAATGGCAGAAAAATTTCATATACCTGTTCTTACTTTAATAGATACATCAGGAGCTTATCCTGGAATGGAAGCTGAAGAAAGAGGTCAGGGAGAAGCTATTGCCAGAAACTTAATGGAAATGTCTGGTCTGAAAACTCCAATAATTGCAGTTGTAATAGGAGAAGGTGGTAGTGGAGGAGCTCTTGCTCTTGGTGTAGCTGACAGAGTATATATGATGGAGCATGCAGTTTATTCTGTAATTTCTCCAGAAGGATGTGCAGCGATACTTTTTAAAGATGGAAGCCTTGCTGAAAAAGCTGCAAAGAATTTGAAAATATCAGCTCAGAACTTGAAAAAGCTAGGTGTCATAGATGATATAATACCAGAACCTTTCGGAGGAGCACATAAAGATCCAAAATGTGCAGAAATTAACCTAAAAAAAGTAGTTTTATTATCAATTTCTGAACTTGAAAAAATAAAAATAGATACTTTACTTGAAAAAAGATATAATAAGTTTAGAAGAATTGGATTTTTTATGGGTGAGTAG
- a CDS encoding CaiB/BaiF CoA transferase family protein translates to MGALTGLKILDFSTLLPGPFATLILGDLGADIIKISSPDKADIVADYPPYIEGTNLSANQAWLGRNKKNIFLNLKTKEAVDIVKELVKEYDIVVEQFRPGVMERLGLSYEELKKVNPKVIYCSLTGYGQTGPMRDSAGHDINYLARSGNMNYSGREKTGPVLTNMQMADIGAGSLYSVIGILSAVYHRTITGKGQYIDISMADGLIPFNAMEGAAFLVNGAEPEREKTRLNGGSAYDFYETKDHRYLSVGSLEPKFWKNFCECIELPELISETVMPENVNSLKEKIRKRILEKNLKEWNEIFKGQDVCVEPVLTLKEAFLEDEHIKARNLINDVKVAGEKEKTVKQMGTPLKLSECPIEYKETGYPLGYHTEEILKKMGYSIEEIEKFEEKKAVGIYKK, encoded by the coding sequence ATGGGAGCACTTACAGGGTTAAAAATACTTGATTTTTCAACACTACTTCCAGGGCCTTTTGCAACACTTATACTTGGAGATTTAGGAGCAGATATTATAAAAATAAGTTCACCAGATAAAGCTGATATAGTAGCAGACTATCCTCCTTATATAGAAGGGACAAATCTTTCTGCAAATCAGGCATGGCTTGGAAGAAACAAAAAAAATATTTTTTTGAATCTAAAAACAAAGGAAGCAGTGGATATAGTTAAAGAGCTGGTAAAAGAATATGACATTGTAGTTGAACAGTTCAGACCTGGAGTTATGGAGCGTTTAGGGCTTAGTTATGAGGAACTTAAAAAAGTGAATCCAAAAGTGATATATTGCTCTCTTACAGGTTATGGACAGACAGGGCCTATGAGAGATAGTGCAGGACATGATATAAATTATCTTGCAAGAAGTGGTAATATGAATTATTCAGGAAGAGAAAAAACAGGGCCAGTTCTTACAAATATGCAGATGGCTGATATAGGTGCAGGTTCTCTTTATTCTGTAATAGGTATTCTTTCAGCAGTATATCATAGAACGATAACAGGAAAAGGGCAATATATAGATATTTCTATGGCTGATGGACTTATTCCTTTTAATGCAATGGAAGGAGCAGCATTTTTAGTAAATGGTGCAGAACCTGAAAGAGAGAAAACAAGACTTAATGGTGGAAGTGCATATGATTTTTATGAAACAAAAGATCATAGATATTTAAGTGTAGGTTCTCTTGAGCCTAAGTTCTGGAAAAATTTTTGTGAGTGTATAGAACTTCCTGAACTTATATCTGAAACAGTTATGCCTGAGAATGTAAATTCTTTAAAGGAAAAGATAAGAAAAAGAATTTTAGAAAAAAATCTTAAAGAATGGAATGAAATTTTTAAAGGACAAGATGTATGTGTTGAACCTGTGCTTACATTGAAAGAAGCTTTTCTTGAAGATGAACATATAAAAGCGAGAAATCTTATAAATGATGTAAAAGTTGCAGGGGAAAAAGAAAAAACAGTAAAACAGATGGGAACACCTTTAAAGCTTTCAGAATGTCCTATAGAGTATAAAGAAACAGGTTATCCTTTAGGATATCATACTGAGGAAATTTTAAAAAAAATGGGATACAGTATAGAAGAAATAGAAAAATTTGAAGAAAAAAAAGCTGTTGGAATTTATAAAAAATAA
- a CDS encoding MBOAT family O-acyltransferase, which produces MSILVNYFIGTELNMKANNVIRRKVLLIFGVLFNLGALGYFKYYDFFIENINYIFKTNFNLLHIMLPLGISFFTFQQLSYVVDSYHRKNLNYDFLSYCLFVTFFPQLIAGPIVLPAEMLPQFESEKNKKVNWENMNRGLYMFSIGLAKKVIIADTIAHFANAGFDMMASLNFVEAWLTSVSYTLQLYFDFSGYCDMAMGIGMMFNIILPINFNSPYKSTNIQEFWRKWHITLGRFMTNYLYIPLGGNRKGELKTLRNLFIVFLASGIWHGAGWNFVIWGMLHGICILIHRIWKNTERKLPKLIGWFITINLVNIFWVFFRAENLQSAVKVLKGMVDISSLIYMMTHLEKIKEMTLDYRTFASGNMGTITNIIVLITSMLIAFFFKNSFENNKNIFSQYIEWKIAFLFSLSILLFNNISVFLYFNF; this is translated from the coding sequence GTGTCAATACTTGTAAACTATTTTATTGGTACTGAACTTAATATGAAAGCTAATAATGTTATCAGAAGAAAAGTTTTATTAATATTTGGAGTATTATTTAATCTTGGAGCATTAGGATATTTTAAATATTATGATTTCTTTATAGAAAATATAAATTATATTTTTAAAACTAATTTTAATCTATTGCATATTATGCTTCCTTTGGGAATATCATTTTTTACATTCCAGCAACTTTCTTATGTAGTAGATAGTTATCACAGAAAAAATCTTAATTATGATTTTTTAAGTTATTGTTTATTTGTAACATTTTTTCCACAACTGATTGCAGGACCTATTGTTCTTCCAGCAGAAATGCTTCCTCAATTTGAAAGTGAAAAAAATAAAAAAGTAAATTGGGAAAATATGAATAGGGGACTTTATATGTTCTCAATAGGACTTGCAAAAAAGGTAATAATAGCAGATACAATAGCTCATTTTGCCAATGCAGGATTTGATATGATGGCAAGTTTAAATTTTGTAGAGGCATGGCTTACATCAGTATCTTATACATTGCAACTTTACTTTGATTTCAGCGGGTATTGTGATATGGCAATGGGAATAGGAATGATGTTTAATATTATTCTTCCAATTAACTTTAATTCTCCATACAAATCAACTAACATTCAGGAATTTTGGAGAAAATGGCACATTACTCTTGGAAGATTTATGACAAATTATCTGTATATCCCTCTAGGAGGAAATAGAAAAGGAGAACTAAAAACTTTAAGAAATCTTTTTATAGTATTTCTAGCTAGTGGAATATGGCATGGGGCAGGGTGGAACTTTGTAATTTGGGGAATGTTACATGGAATATGTATATTAATCCATAGAATTTGGAAAAATACTGAAAGAAAACTACCTAAATTAATTGGCTGGTTTATTACGATAAATTTAGTAAATATATTTTGGGTGTTTTTCAGAGCAGAAAACTTACAAAGTGCAGTTAAAGTATTAAAAGGAATGGTTGATATTTCAAGTCTGATTTATATGATGACACATTTAGAAAAAATAAAAGAAATGACTTTGGATTACAGAACTTTTGCCAGTGGTAATATGGGAACAATAACTAATATAATAGTTTTAATAACTTCAATGTTAATTGCGTTTTTCTTTAAAAATAGTTTTGAAAATAATAAAAATATTTTTTCTCAATATATAGAGTGGAAAATAGCTTTTTTATTTTCCTTATCTATTTTACTTTTTAATAATATTAGTGTGTTTTTATATTTTAATTTTTAG
- a CDS encoding chorismate mutase, whose protein sequence is MIKINNDLKNLRITLDNINNNIAALISERVETVKMVGKIKKQKKNFYVPEREKFILKNLSEKFPELDKEIIKSLFTQIISGCRSYEKIFEIGLREDVHSLSALISILGTFTSNHFFKDNDSLKEKYKSLDYILINLDGNFVPLVENIQDIFTINYCENKNGKFLLMGKTENSEIMSGKIGFLLKKNNFAKIEDRLYNHLYNTYILSEEYLYLEINFSDEKDIQNIKEMLSVPYKYMGIYPDNNF, encoded by the coding sequence GTGATTAAAATTAATAACGATTTAAAAAATTTGCGTATTACTCTTGATAATATCAATAATAACATAGCTGCTCTTATTTCAGAAAGAGTTGAGACTGTAAAAATGGTAGGAAAAATAAAAAAACAGAAAAAAAATTTTTATGTTCCTGAAAGAGAGAAATTTATCTTAAAAAATCTTTCAGAAAAATTTCCTGAACTTGATAAAGAAATTATAAAAAGTCTCTTTACTCAAATTATTTCAGGATGCAGAAGCTATGAAAAGATATTTGAAATAGGTCTTAGGGAAGATGTCCATTCTCTTTCTGCTCTTATAAGCATTTTGGGCACATTTACATCCAATCATTTCTTTAAGGATAATGATTCTTTAAAAGAAAAATATAAATCCTTAGACTATATCCTTATCAATTTAGATGGTAATTTTGTTCCTTTAGTTGAAAATATTCAAGATATTTTTACAATAAACTATTGTGAAAATAAAAATGGAAAATTTCTGCTTATGGGAAAAACAGAAAATTCTGAAATCATGTCAGGAAAGATAGGATTTTTATTGAAAAAAAATAACTTTGCCAAAATAGAAGATAGATTGTATAATCATCTATATAATACATATATTCTTTCAGAGGAGTATCTATATCTGGAAATTAATTTTTCTGATGAAAAAGACATTCAAAATATAAAAGAAATGCTCTCTGTTCCTTATAAATATATGGGAATATATCCTGACAACAATTTTTAG
- a CDS encoding WG repeat-containing protein, producing the protein MRKKTIIVFSAIFVVLVFFVFKKAETIYPKYPYVEIPEDIEEVGKFENGVFIIKKNGKYGLMRIDTTIAADPVWDSIEKFNENGHSIVKRGKKTGVINEHQDIIIPLEYDFVKYVKYAKNFIVCKAGKWGIVNWKNNIILPLEYDGITETKYGKYIVKKGMFYGVANSFGNTILSPKFIALNQINRKTYIGLTEKSRKYHIIGSDNDFTEAKLDLSDKYDRVLSFCPHMSIVKKGEDDFLLNLTSYDMKLIGSGYKVVSDFTNQMAVIQDRNGREGVINEEGDVIIEPKYQMLSLEEDDLILFKEGKNYGYMDRMENIVVPAAFKELTPFYKDRAIFRIDGKEGVIDIKGQVVVMPEYMEVIGIKDNIYILRTEKGVGVFDKKGREIIPAKYYSITFFGDNALKVIDKDNVKIFNYAGKEILSVKLSDIQKEWKDNGQLNLKKKIYLFN; encoded by the coding sequence TTGAGAAAGAAAACAATAATAGTATTTTCAGCTATTTTTGTTGTTTTAGTATTTTTTGTTTTTAAAAAAGCTGAAACTATATACCCAAAATATCCATATGTAGAAATTCCTGAAGATATAGAAGAAGTGGGAAAATTTGAAAATGGAGTTTTTATAATAAAGAAAAACGGAAAATACGGACTTATGAGAATAGATACAACTATAGCTGCAGATCCTGTGTGGGACAGCATAGAAAAATTTAATGAAAATGGGCATAGTATTGTAAAAAGAGGAAAGAAAACAGGAGTTATAAATGAACATCAGGATATTATAATTCCTCTTGAATATGATTTTGTAAAATATGTAAAATATGCTAAAAATTTCATAGTATGTAAAGCTGGAAAATGGGGGATAGTGAATTGGAAAAATAATATTATTCTGCCTCTTGAATATGATGGAATTACAGAGACGAAATATGGAAAATATATTGTAAAAAAAGGAATGTTTTATGGTGTGGCAAATTCTTTTGGAAATACAATACTTTCTCCTAAATTTATAGCTCTTAATCAGATTAACAGAAAAACATATATAGGACTTACAGAAAAAAGCAGAAAGTATCACATAATAGGAAGCGATAATGATTTCACTGAAGCAAAGTTGGATCTTTCAGATAAATATGACAGAGTTTTATCTTTCTGCCCACATATGAGTATAGTAAAAAAAGGAGAAGATGATTTTCTTTTAAATCTTACAAGTTATGACATGAAACTTATAGGTTCTGGATATAAAGTTGTAAGTGATTTTACAAATCAAATGGCAGTTATTCAGGATAGAAATGGCAGAGAGGGTGTTATAAATGAAGAGGGAGATGTTATTATAGAGCCTAAATATCAGATGCTTTCCCTTGAAGAAGATGACCTTATTCTTTTTAAAGAGGGAAAAAATTATGGATATATGGATAGAATGGAAAATATAGTTGTTCCTGCAGCTTTTAAAGAACTAACTCCTTTTTATAAAGACAGAGCAATTTTCAGAATTGACGGGAAAGAAGGAGTAATAGATATAAAAGGACAGGTTGTTGTTATGCCTGAATATATGGAAGTAATAGGAATAAAAGATAATATTTATATATTAAGAACAGAAAAAGGAGTAGGTGTTTTTGATAAAAAAGGAAGGGAAATAATACCTGCAAAATATTACAGCATAACATTTTTTGGAGATAATGCTCTTAAAGTTATAGATAAAGATAATGTAAAAATATTTAATTATGCAGGAAAAGAAATTCTTTCAGTAAAGCTTTCAGATATTCAAAAAGAATGGAAAGATAATGGACAGCTTAATCTTAAGAAAAAAATATATCTTTTTAATTAA
- the accD gene encoding acetyl-CoA carboxylase, carboxyltransferase subunit beta: MKFFSLKKKKYATLTLKENEEPQVFIEKEKEKSGITEEVSELWEKCPGCSEIIIKKDIGRNMHKCPNCDYYYKMGARDRIKLLIDGGSFEEMDANLTSEDFLEFEGYKEKLASAKEKTELNEGVVSGIGNIEGIKVSIAVMDFGFLGGSMGSVVGEKITRAIERGITEKIPVIVVSSSGGARMYEGIVSLMQMAKTSAAVERLKASGQPFISIPVNPTTGGVTASFAMLGDIIMSEPNALIGFAGKRVIEETIKQKLPKGFQSSEFLLEHGMIDIITKREDMKATLVKILRNIV; the protein is encoded by the coding sequence ATGAAGTTTTTTTCTCTAAAGAAAAAGAAATATGCAACACTGACTTTAAAAGAGAATGAAGAACCACAAGTATTTATAGAAAAAGAAAAAGAAAAAAGCGGAATAACAGAGGAAGTATCAGAGCTTTGGGAAAAATGTCCAGGATGTTCTGAGATAATAATAAAAAAAGATATCGGAAGAAATATGCATAAATGTCCGAACTGTGATTATTATTATAAAATGGGGGCAAGAGACAGAATAAAACTTCTTATAGACGGAGGTTCATTTGAAGAGATGGATGCAAATCTTACAAGTGAAGATTTTCTTGAATTTGAAGGTTATAAAGAAAAGCTTGCTTCTGCAAAAGAAAAAACAGAACTTAATGAAGGAGTAGTTTCAGGAATAGGAAACATTGAAGGGATAAAAGTAAGTATAGCTGTTATGGACTTTGGTTTCCTTGGAGGAAGTATGGGTTCTGTTGTTGGAGAAAAAATAACAAGAGCTATAGAAAGAGGAATTACAGAAAAAATTCCAGTTATAGTGGTGTCAAGTTCAGGAGGAGCTAGAATGTACGAAGGAATAGTTTCTCTTATGCAGATGGCTAAAACTTCAGCAGCAGTTGAAAGACTTAAAGCTTCAGGACAGCCTTTTATATCAATTCCAGTAAATCCAACTACAGGAGGAGTAACAGCTTCTTTTGCAATGCTTGGAGATATAATCATGTCAGAACCTAATGCACTTATAGGTTTTGCAGGAAAAAGAGTTATAGAAGAAACAATAAAACAGAAACTTCCTAAAGGATTCCAGTCAAGTGAATTCTTACTGGAACATGGAATGATTGATATTATTACAAAAAGAGAAGATATGAAAGCTACTCTTGTAAAAATATTAAGAAATATTGTATAA
- a CDS encoding Na/Pi cotransporter family protein, translated as MYLEILCKIVGGLGIFLYGMENMSGGMQKLAGKRLKKILAVLTTNRVIAVLMGLFVTMLVQSSSVSTVMTIGFVNASLLTLKQGLGVILGANIGTTITGWILVLNIGKYGLPIAGAAAIAYVFLKGDKARTRALTVMGLGMIFLGLELMSNGLKPVRSMPEFIRLFHMFNADTYFGVVKTACIGALITGIVQSSSATLGITITLALQGLIDYNTAVALVLGENVGTTVTAILATLNANANAKRAAYAHTIINITGVLWATTIFPFYIKFLENFADPTVNMTMAIATAHTMFNVINVILFTPFVGYLAKFLCFIVKDDSSSSEKVTQLDKLMIGTPSVVVGQTKIEVLNMGQNIKEMIFTLEEVYGKKEDISEQQVGKLQEIEDKLDIYQQEITDVNFQILNKDLDENMKEETRLNLEICDEYETISDYLVRIAKTLRKLHDNEIVLSEEKIKKLMYLNNAVSTLFQNVNTAYETKDREMFIKAIALANHITDKFRETRTYHLENTAKVEASAMFSTSYMDILNHYRRIRDHIFNVIEVFTR; from the coding sequence ATGTATTTAGAGATTTTATGTAAAATCGTTGGAGGACTTGGGATATTTTTATACGGAATGGAAAATATGTCAGGGGGAATGCAGAAACTTGCAGGAAAAAGATTAAAGAAAATACTGGCAGTGCTTACAACAAATAGAGTAATAGCAGTTCTTATGGGGCTTTTTGTAACAATGCTTGTACAGTCATCTTCTGTAAGTACTGTAATGACAATTGGGTTTGTAAACGCTTCGCTTTTAACACTTAAGCAAGGACTTGGGGTAATATTAGGGGCAAATATTGGTACAACAATAACAGGTTGGATTCTTGTTTTAAATATAGGAAAATATGGACTTCCTATTGCAGGAGCAGCAGCTATTGCTTATGTTTTCTTAAAAGGAGACAAAGCAAGAACAAGAGCTCTTACAGTAATGGGACTTGGAATGATATTCTTAGGTCTTGAACTTATGAGTAATGGTTTAAAACCTGTAAGAAGTATGCCTGAATTTATAAGACTGTTCCATATGTTTAATGCTGATACATATTTTGGTGTAGTAAAAACAGCATGTATAGGAGCACTTATAACAGGAATTGTGCAGTCATCTTCAGCAACTTTAGGTATTACAATAACTCTTGCTCTTCAAGGGCTTATTGATTACAATACAGCAGTTGCACTTGTTTTAGGAGAAAATGTAGGAACTACTGTTACAGCAATTCTTGCAACATTAAATGCAAATGCAAATGCAAAAAGAGCAGCTTATGCTCATACTATAATTAATATAACAGGAGTTTTATGGGCAACTACAATATTCCCATTTTATATTAAATTTTTAGAAAATTTTGCAGATCCTACAGTAAATATGACTATGGCTATAGCAACAGCACATACAATGTTTAATGTGATTAATGTAATATTATTTACGCCTTTTGTAGGATATCTTGCTAAGTTCTTATGTTTTATTGTAAAAGATGATAGCAGTTCATCAGAAAAAGTTACACAACTTGATAAACTGATGATAGGAACACCAAGTGTAGTTGTAGGTCAGACTAAAATAGAAGTTCTTAATATGGGACAAAATATAAAAGAAATGATATTTACTTTAGAAGAAGTATATGGAAAAAAAGAAGATATAAGTGAACAGCAGGTTGGAAAACTTCAAGAAATAGAAGATAAGCTTGATATTTATCAGCAAGAAATAACAGATGTAAACTTCCAAATTTTAAATAAAGATTTAGATGAAAATATGAAGGAAGAAACAAGACTTAATCTTGAAATCTGTGATGAATATGAAACAATCAGTGACTATCTTGTAAGAATTGCAAAAACACTTAGAAAACTTCATGACAATGAAATTGTTTTAAGTGAAGAAAAAATTAAAAAATTAATGTATCTTAATAATGCTGTAAGCACACTTTTCCAAAATGTAAATACAGCATATGAAACAAAAGACAGAGAAATGTTTATAAAAGCAATTGCTCTTGCAAATCATATTACAGATAAATTTAGAGAAACAAGAACATATCACCTTGAAAATACAGCAAAAGTTGAAGCGTCAGCTATGTTCAGTACAAGTTATATGGATATCTTAAATCACTATAGAAGAATAAGAGACCATATATTTAATGTTATTGAAGTTTTCACAAGATAA
- a CDS encoding universal stress protein, with protein MKKILIPLDGTERSMHSIDLVKNLYNKDEVEITLLYIKEDVKNMIMEEDLIAAEKDMQRMTAPAVKELMGYKLTCEFGLIDPGSEIVKRAIMNSIDIIIMTKSTKKGLTRMIGSVTSYVVRNAPCIVMIVPE; from the coding sequence ATGAAAAAAATACTTATACCGCTTGACGGAACAGAAAGAAGCATGCATTCAATAGACCTTGTGAAAAATCTTTATAATAAAGATGAAGTTGAGATTACTCTTTTGTATATAAAAGAGGATGTTAAGAACATGATTATGGAAGAAGACCTTATAGCAGCTGAAAAAGATATGCAGAGAATGACAGCTCCTGCTGTAAAAGAGCTTATGGGATATAAGTTGACTTGTGAATTTGGGCTTATTGATCCAGGAAGCGAAATTGTAAAAAGAGCTATAATGAACAGCATAGATATCATTATAATGACTAAATCAACGAAAAAAGGGCTTACTCGTATGATTGGTTCTGTAACTAGTTATGTAGTGAGAAATGCTCCTTGTATTGTAATGATAGTTCCTGAATAA
- a CDS encoding GNAT family N-acetyltransferase, with translation MLFRKSEKKDVKSIMEIINEAKDYFKNNGIDQWQNGYPNEESILKDIEEGENYVLCDEEGKIIASCAISFRGEKNYLIIEKGSWKTNTPYAVIHRVAVRSSLKGKGLSGILVKEAEKMCRGKEIKSIRIDTHQDNKSMQRLILKNGFEYCGIIYVEDGSERLAYEKVL, from the coding sequence ATGTTATTTAGAAAATCAGAAAAAAAAGATGTGAAAAGCATAATGGAAATAATCAATGAAGCAAAAGATTATTTCAAAAATAATGGAATAGATCAGTGGCAGAATGGTTATCCAAATGAAGAAAGTATTTTAAAAGATATAGAAGAGGGAGAAAACTATGTCTTATGTGATGAAGAAGGAAAAATAATAGCTTCATGTGCAATTTCATTCAGGGGAGAAAAAAATTATCTTATAATAGAGAAAGGAAGCTGGAAAACAAATACTCCTTATGCAGTAATACATAGGGTAGCTGTAAGAAGTTCTCTTAAAGGAAAAGGACTTTCAGGTATTCTTGTAAAAGAAGCAGAAAAAATGTGCAGAGGAAAAGAAATAAAAAGTATAAGAATAGATACTCATCAAGACAACAAATCAATGCAGAGACTAATCCTTAAAAATGGTTTTGAATATTGTGGAATTATATATGTTGAAGATGGCAGTGAAAGACTTGCTTATGAAAAAGTACTATAA